GTTTATCGTTTATTAAACTTCAAAACGATGCATTGCTTACATTTCGTTTTTTTGTAGATACTGCGTTAGGACATAAAAAAAATTTTTTTAGTATAAAATCTATTCAATCCAATAAAATTATTAAATCTTTAAAAAAGAGATATACTGCTCTGATAGAAAGCATAAGTAACCCTAAAGCAACTAATAAACAATAGCCTTTTTAAAGGAGCACTATGAAGACTGAAGTACTATTATCATTGCCATTTGTACAGGACATACTCAATAATGAAGATTTCAAGTCATTACAAAATTATATACATCACGGCACAACAACATGCTATCAGCACACACTAGAAGTTGCACAGCTTGCATATAGACTGGCTTCCTTATTAAAATTGGACTATGTTGCAGCAACCCGTGGTGCATTGCTGCACGATTTTTTCATGTACAACTGGCGCACCGGTGGTCCCCGTCTTCATGGATTCAGACATCCTCGCATTGCACTCAACAATTCGCTAAAATATTTTATACTCTCCAAAAAAGAGATGGACAGCATACTGCGTCATATGTGGCCTCTTACTCCACTTCCTCCTCGTTATCCCGAATCTTGGATTGTAACTATTGCTGATAAAATAGTATCAATCAAGGACTACAGTAACTACCTGCGCGTAACAATAACAGAGGCCTTTTCAACAATAAAAGTTGCCCTGGCAAAGATTGCGGTTGCTATTGCCCTCGTAGTGCAATCATGGCGGTAACCTTTATCCCTCCATGAGTAAAATGTATTTGTCTACTCACTGGCACATTAAATACATCCCTTAATCTTGAAGGGATTACCACACAAAAACTCCATTGTGGGTACCATTGTTTAAAAATATGAGCAAGGCGTGTATACATCGCAACTTCATTCCCAGTAGCAATGCGCTTCCCATACGGAGGGTTAACTATGCAGAGCACCTTGCTGCCACCTATCTCTTTTTTATCTTTTAAGAAATCCCCAATGTATGTATCTATCATAGCTCCAACAGTACTGCTGTTTTGCTTTGTAATAGCCACCATTTCAGGATTACTATCGCCTGCCAGTATCACAACCTCTTTTTGTTTGCCTGTTACACTGCGCATAGCTGTTTTGAATAACTGCTTTCTGAATGATGGCCAGTGCATAAACGCAAACGTACGGTTAGCTCCAGGCGGATATCCATTGACCATGCACCATGCCTCTATGGGGAATGTTCCACTACCACACATTGGGTCAATAATGGTATCATATTCACTGGCATTGCATGCAAAAAGCAACGCCGCTGCGGTAGTCTCTCGCAGAGGTGCCTCACTTATGTACTGCTTGTATCCGCGCTTGTACAGCGGCTGCCCACTTGAATCAAGACTCACCATGCACTCGTCATGATCAAAACG
The window above is part of the Spirochaetota bacterium genome. Proteins encoded here:
- a CDS encoding HDIG domain-containing protein, encoding MKTEVLLSLPFVQDILNNEDFKSLQNYIHHGTTTCYQHTLEVAQLAYRLASLLKLDYVAATRGALLHDFFMYNWRTGGPRLHGFRHPRIALNNSLKYFILSKKEMDSILRHMWPLTPLPPRYPESWIVTIADKIVSIKDYSNYLRVTITEAFSTIKVALAKIAVAIALVVQSWR
- a CDS encoding THUMP domain-containing protein, whose protein sequence is MNYSNSPKAIQRRVFQHVIQKPHTFFAVVQPGFEQIAYQELSLLGIHNCAVIKGGITFRGGLEQCFAVNYYSRVVTRVLMRLTHFRAYHFNEIYRTLKEFPWELYISNGVTVDIEVSVHKSKLHHTQRIAEEVKKAILKRLGMFAMQCNVSDTLQKIFIRFDHDECMVSLDSSGQPLYKRGYKQYISEAPLRETTAAALLFACNASEYDTIIDPMCGSGTFPIEAWCMVNGYPPGANRTFAFMHWPSFRKQLFKTAMRSVTGKQKEVVILAGDSNPEMVAITKQNSSTVGAMIDTYIGDFLKDKKEIGGSKVLCIVNPPYGKRIATGNEVAMYTRLAHIFKQWYPQWSFCVVIPSRLRDVFNVPVSRQIHFTHGGIKVTAMIALRGQ